A region from the Leptolyngbya iicbica LK genome encodes:
- the mutS gene encoding DNA mismatch repair protein MutS, with amino-acid sequence MAAPADNEANHGIPERLAKHTVRYANCKDVNADDLTPMMRHYVQVKQEYPHALLLYRVGDFFETFFEDGITIARELELVLTSKECGKVVGRVPMAGIPHHALDRYCIQLVEKGYAIAICDQVEDPAQAQGLVKREVTRVITPGTVIEEGMLSARRNNFLAAVVISGQHWGLAYADVSTGEFFTTQHNDLEQVGQELMRLQPSETLFPTDAPDLRAMLRPGEASDQLPDCLPRQFCYTLRSQGSFSHTEARQRLLQTFRLRSLEGIGCDHLPLAVRAAGGLLEYLEDTQKDTQVPLQLLSTYVLSDFLVLDHQTRRNLEITQTSRDGTYNGSLLWALDRSVTAMGGRALRRWLLQPLLSVEKIRDRQATIQELVDDGSLRTSLQQQLKQIYDLERLAGRAGSGTANGRDLVALADSFARLPILAALVEAVESPYLKALQHVPPELEKLGDTLRSHLVESPPLYLTEGNLIRPGVNADLDHLRDQVKGDQDWIAKLEPAERERTGISTLKVGFNKAFGYYISISRNKSDQAPDDYIRKQTLTNEERYITPELKEREARVFNTQDEIHKLEYEIFQQLRELVGQHADLIRQVAQGVAAADVLAGLAEVAIYQGYCRPEMVESREIEIADGRHPVVEQLLPAGFFVPNSTELGGEENSKFKIPSGKGTALQNSENGSQEPESSSQNGNSEAESKIQNPKSKTAPLPSHPATLTPSHPHTLYPDLIILTGPNASGKSCYLRQVGLIQLMAQVGSFVPASGARLGICDRIFTRVGAVDDLATGQSTFMVEMNETANILNHASDRSLVLLDEIGRGTATFDGLSIAWSVAEYLASEVRARTIFATHYHELNELAGILDNVANYQVTVKEMPDQIVFLHQVRPGGADRSYGIEAGRLAGLPPTVIQRAREVMTQIEKHSKIAVGLRQGAEFNGNGRRRKRRSVQEDPAEQLDIFSS; translated from the coding sequence ATGGCCGCGCCTGCTGACAACGAAGCCAACCACGGCATCCCGGAACGTCTGGCGAAACACACCGTTCGCTATGCCAACTGCAAAGACGTGAACGCCGATGACCTGACGCCGATGATGCGGCACTACGTGCAGGTGAAGCAGGAATATCCCCACGCCCTGTTGCTGTATCGGGTGGGCGACTTTTTCGAGACCTTCTTTGAAGACGGCATCACGATCGCCCGCGAGCTCGAACTGGTACTGACCAGCAAAGAGTGCGGCAAGGTGGTCGGTCGGGTGCCGATGGCGGGCATTCCCCACCATGCGCTGGATCGCTACTGCATTCAACTGGTGGAAAAGGGGTACGCGATCGCCATCTGCGATCAGGTGGAAGACCCCGCCCAGGCCCAGGGCTTGGTGAAGCGCGAAGTCACCCGCGTCATCACCCCCGGCACCGTGATCGAAGAGGGCATGCTCAGCGCCCGTCGCAACAACTTCCTCGCCGCCGTGGTGATCTCCGGGCAGCACTGGGGCCTCGCCTACGCCGACGTGTCCACCGGGGAATTTTTCACCACCCAGCACAACGACCTGGAGCAAGTGGGGCAGGAACTGATGCGCCTCCAGCCTTCCGAGACGCTGTTCCCCACCGATGCCCCCGACCTGCGCGCCATGCTGCGTCCCGGTGAAGCCTCCGACCAACTGCCAGACTGCCTGCCCCGCCAGTTTTGCTACACGCTGCGATCGCAGGGCTCCTTTTCCCACACCGAAGCCCGCCAGCGATTGTTACAGACCTTCCGATTGCGATCGCTGGAAGGTATCGGCTGCGACCACCTGCCCCTCGCCGTCCGCGCCGCTGGTGGTCTGCTGGAGTACCTGGAAGACACCCAGAAGGACACCCAGGTACCGCTGCAACTGCTCAGCACCTACGTCCTCAGCGACTTCCTGGTGCTCGACCACCAGACCCGCCGCAATCTGGAAATCACTCAGACCTCCCGCGACGGCACCTACAACGGCTCCCTGCTGTGGGCGCTCGATCGCAGCGTGACGGCCATGGGCGGACGGGCGTTGCGCCGCTGGCTGCTGCAACCGCTGCTGTCGGTTGAGAAGATTCGTGATCGCCAAGCCACCATCCAAGAACTGGTCGATGACGGCTCCCTCCGCACCTCGCTCCAGCAGCAGCTCAAGCAAATCTACGACCTGGAGCGCCTCGCCGGACGCGCGGGTTCCGGCACCGCCAACGGACGCGACCTGGTTGCCCTCGCGGATTCCTTTGCCCGCTTGCCCATCCTCGCCGCCCTCGTCGAAGCCGTCGAGTCCCCCTACCTGAAGGCCCTCCAGCACGTCCCCCCCGAGTTGGAGAAACTGGGGGACACCCTGCGATCGCACCTCGTCGAGTCCCCGCCCCTCTACCTCACCGAAGGCAACCTGATTCGTCCCGGTGTCAACGCCGACCTCGATCACCTCCGCGACCAGGTCAAAGGCGACCAGGACTGGATCGCCAAACTCGAACCTGCCGAACGGGAACGCACGGGCATCTCCACCCTCAAAGTCGGCTTCAACAAGGCGTTCGGCTACTACATCAGTATCTCCCGCAACAAATCCGACCAGGCCCCCGACGATTACATCCGCAAGCAAACCCTCACCAACGAAGAACGCTACATCACCCCCGAACTCAAAGAACGGGAAGCCCGCGTCTTCAACACCCAGGACGAAATTCACAAGCTGGAGTACGAAATTTTTCAGCAACTCCGCGAACTGGTCGGCCAACACGCCGACCTGATCCGCCAAGTCGCCCAAGGGGTCGCCGCCGCCGACGTCCTCGCCGGACTCGCCGAAGTCGCTATCTACCAGGGCTACTGCCGCCCCGAAATGGTCGAGAGCCGCGAAATCGAGATCGCCGATGGCCGCCACCCCGTGGTTGAGCAATTGCTCCCCGCTGGCTTCTTCGTCCCCAATTCCACCGAGCTAGGCGGGGAGGAGAATTCAAAATTCAAAATACCCTCCGGGAAGGGCACAGCCCTACAAAATTCAGAAAATGGGAGCCAGGAGCCAGAATCCAGTAGTCAGAATGGCAACAGCGAAGCCGAATCCAAAATCCAAAATCCAAAATCCAAAACCGCCCCCCTACCCAGCCACCCAGCCACCCTCACACCCAGCCACCCTCACACCCTCTACCCCGACCTCATCATCCTCACCGGACCCAACGCCAGCGGCAAAAGCTGCTACCTCCGGCAAGTCGGCCTGATTCAGCTCATGGCGCAGGTGGGTAGCTTTGTTCCGGCGAGTGGGGCGCGGTTGGGCATTTGCGATCGCATCTTCACCCGCGTGGGTGCCGTCGATGACCTGGCGACCGGACAGTCCACCTTTATGGTCGAAATGAACGAAACGGCGAACATTTTGAACCACGCCAGCGATCGCTCCCTGGTGCTCCTGGACGAAATCGGGCGCGGCACCGCCACCTTTGACGGTCTTTCCATTGCTTGGTCGGTAGCGGAATACCTCGCCAGCGAAGTCCGAGCACGCACCATCTTTGCCACTCATTATCACGAGCTGAACGAGTTGGCAGGCATTTTGGACAACGTCGCCAATTATCAGGTGACGGTCAAGGAAATGCCCGATCAGATCGTGTTCCTTCATCAGGTGCGACCGGGGGGAGCCGATCGCTCCTACGGCATCGAAGCGGGACGATTGGCCGGACTGCCCCCCACCGTCATCCAGCGGGCGCGGGAAGTCATGACCCAAATCGAAAAGCACAGCAAAATTGCCGTCGGCCTGCGCCAAGGGGCGGAGTTCAACGGTAACGGTCGTCGTCGCAAACGCCGCAGCGTCCAAGAAGATCCCGCTGAGCAGCTCGACATTTTTAGTTCTTAA
- a CDS encoding pentapeptide repeat-containing protein, with the protein MTDPKAISEILSRDDLVTAYQAGQRTFSGVSLAETDISGIDLKGADLSYAELNGANLAQANLRGCDLSYASLREADLTEADLRGAMLIGTDLRQATVTEANFHDADYDPTETHFPAGFDPVQAEMKSDRADS; encoded by the coding sequence ATGACTGACCCTAAGGCGATTTCTGAAATTCTTTCCCGAGACGATTTGGTGACGGCTTACCAAGCGGGACAGCGGACCTTTTCGGGAGTGTCGCTGGCGGAAACCGACATCAGTGGCATTGACCTGAAGGGCGCTGACTTAAGCTACGCCGAACTCAACGGCGCCAACCTGGCCCAGGCCAATTTGCGCGGCTGTGACTTGAGCTATGCGTCTTTGCGCGAAGCCGATCTCACCGAAGCCGATTTGCGGGGCGCGATGCTGATTGGCACCGACTTGCGCCAGGCCACAGTGACCGAGGCGAACTTTCACGATGCCGATTATGACCCGACGGAGACCCACTTCCCCGCTGGGTTTGATCCGGTTCAGGCCGAAATGAAAAGCGATCGCGCCGACTCCTAA
- the yghU gene encoding glutathione-dependent disulfide-bond oxidoreductase, giving the protein MSTPSEYTPPKVWQWDTESGGTWAGTNRPTAGATHEQTLPVGEHPLQLYSLATPNGQKVTILLEELLALGLTDAEYDAYPIRINQGEQFGSGFVEVNPNSKIPALVDRSTTPPTRIFESGAILLYLAEKFGAFVPSDSAERAECLSWLFWQIGSAPYVGGGFGHFYHYAPVKLEYPINRFTMETKRQLDVLDRQLAEQPYICGDDYTIADIAIWPWYGGLVLGRSYDAAEFLDVQSYTHVMKWANEIDARPAVQRGRMVNRTWGPPAEQLHERHAASDFATRTQDQLEAVNG; this is encoded by the coding sequence ATGAGCACTCCATCAGAGTACACCCCCCCCAAGGTTTGGCAATGGGATACGGAAAGTGGTGGCACCTGGGCCGGGACTAACCGCCCCACCGCTGGAGCCACCCACGAGCAAACGTTACCCGTCGGTGAACATCCGCTACAGCTTTACTCTCTCGCCACACCCAACGGCCAAAAAGTGACGATTTTGTTGGAAGAACTGTTGGCTCTGGGCCTCACTGACGCCGAGTATGACGCCTATCCCATCCGCATTAATCAGGGCGAGCAGTTTGGCAGCGGCTTTGTCGAGGTCAACCCCAATTCCAAAATTCCGGCGCTGGTCGATCGCAGCACCACTCCCCCCACCCGCATCTTTGAATCGGGGGCCATCCTGCTGTATTTAGCAGAAAAATTTGGGGCCTTTGTCCCCTCAGACTCTGCCGAGCGGGCGGAATGTTTGTCCTGGCTGTTTTGGCAAATTGGCTCAGCCCCCTATGTGGGCGGTGGCTTCGGGCATTTTTACCATTACGCCCCAGTCAAGCTGGAATACCCGATTAACCGCTTCACCATGGAGACCAAACGCCAGCTCGACGTGTTGGATCGGCAGTTAGCCGAGCAGCCCTACATCTGTGGTGATGATTACACCATTGCTGACATCGCTATTTGGCCCTGGTATGGCGGGCTAGTGTTGGGACGCTCATACGACGCCGCTGAATTTCTTGACGTGCAGTCCTATACCCATGTGATGAAGTGGGCCAACGAGATTGATGCCCGTCCAGCGGTGCAACGGGGGCGCATGGTTAACCGCACCTGGGGGCCACCGGCAGAACAATTGCATGAACGTCACGCGGCCAGTGATTTTGCCACTCGCACTCAAGATCAGCTCGAGGCAGTCAACGGCTGA
- a CDS encoding metallothionein, translating to MTTVTQMKCACDSCLCVVDTSQAIAKDDHYYCSEACANGHPNGDGCGHQGCTCHS from the coding sequence ATGACGACTGTTACTCAAATGAAATGTGCGTGCGATTCTTGTTTGTGTGTTGTCGACACCAGCCAGGCGATCGCCAAAGACGACCATTACTATTGCAGTGAGGCCTGCGCTAACGGTCACCCGAATGGGGATGGCTGTGGTCATCAAGGCTGCACTTGCCATAGTTAA
- a CDS encoding ArsR/SmtB family transcription factor yields the protein MSNSENNAVSAIAADVSMGGILSVEKAQRMAEFFGVLGDPNRWRILSALALQELRVGELAAAVDMSESAVSHQLRVLRSMRLVSYRKQGRSVLYCLKDDHIFNLYQAASEHLDEPED from the coding sequence ATGTCGAATTCTGAAAATAATGCTGTGTCAGCGATCGCGGCCGATGTCTCAATGGGCGGGATTCTGAGTGTGGAAAAAGCCCAGCGCATGGCTGAGTTTTTTGGCGTGCTGGGTGACCCCAACCGCTGGCGGATCTTGTCGGCGCTGGCCTTGCAAGAGTTGCGCGTGGGCGAACTGGCGGCAGCCGTTGACATGAGCGAATCGGCTGTTTCTCATCAGTTACGGGTGCTACGCAGCATGCGGTTGGTGAGTTATCGCAAGCAAGGCCGCAGCGTTTTGTACTGCTTAAAAGACGACCACATTTTCAATCTCTATCAAGCCGCGTCTGAGCACCTTGATGAACCGGAGGATTGA
- a CDS encoding 6-carboxytetrahydropterin synthase codes for MECVINRRAQFSASHRYWLPELSEAENQAKFGPCSRAPGHGHNYVLYVSMVGELDEYGMVLNLSDVKQVIKREVTSQLDFAYLNDVWPEFQATLPTTEHMARVLWQRLSPHLPITKIQLFEHPELWAEYTGNNMEAYLTISTHFSAAHRLALPTLSFDENVEIYGKCARPNGHGHNYHLEVTVKGEIEPRTGMIADLEELQKAIDDHVVEPFDHTFLNKDIPYFEKVVPTAENIAVHIRDLLREPIAQTGAQLHKVKLIESPNNSAEVYCTADLTPTAESTRPELAAV; via the coding sequence ATGGAATGCGTCATTAACCGCCGCGCTCAGTTTTCGGCCAGTCATCGCTATTGGCTGCCCGAACTTAGCGAGGCTGAAAATCAAGCGAAGTTTGGCCCCTGTAGCCGGGCACCAGGACACGGCCACAACTATGTGCTGTACGTGTCGATGGTGGGTGAACTGGACGAGTACGGCATGGTGCTGAACCTGTCTGATGTAAAGCAGGTCATCAAGCGAGAAGTCACCAGTCAGCTTGACTTCGCATATTTAAATGATGTCTGGCCGGAATTTCAGGCCACGCTGCCGACCACGGAGCATATGGCACGGGTCTTGTGGCAGCGCCTCTCGCCCCATCTCCCTATCACCAAAATCCAATTATTTGAACATCCCGAACTTTGGGCCGAATACACAGGAAATAACATGGAAGCTTATCTCACCATCAGCACTCACTTTAGCGCCGCCCACCGACTGGCGTTGCCCACGTTGAGCTTCGACGAAAATGTCGAAATTTACGGCAAGTGCGCCCGCCCCAATGGCCATGGTCATAACTACCATTTGGAAGTGACGGTGAAGGGGGAAATTGAGCCCCGCACAGGCATGATTGCGGATTTGGAGGAGTTGCAAAAGGCCATTGATGATCACGTTGTGGAACCCTTTGACCACACCTTCCTCAACAAAGACATTCCCTACTTCGAAAAAGTGGTGCCCACAGCAGAAAACATCGCCGTCCACATTCGCGATCTGCTGCGAGAGCCCATCGCCCAAACCGGTGCTCAACTGCATAAGGTGAAGCTGATCGAGAGCCCCAACAACTCCGCTGAGGTCTACTGCACCGCCGACTTAACGCCCACCGCTGAGTCTACGCGCCCAGAATTGGCAGCCGTGTAA
- the pirA gene encoding arginine synthesis PII-interacting regulator PirA, with protein MKLCYRGVEYDYTPPALEVSESEMLGHYRGRPLHFSYVRHVPFPQPEANLTYRGTPYHTTRQGAIEAVVQVNKAPQQAQFKPVFDSMAAARRSLLQEAADMHQANMKRSLERRMQVAQAKGDDRLLRQLEDEMHQYA; from the coding sequence ATGAAACTTTGTTACCGGGGCGTCGAATACGACTACACACCTCCTGCGTTGGAGGTGTCTGAGAGCGAAATGTTAGGGCACTATCGCGGGCGGCCTTTGCACTTCTCTTATGTGCGCCATGTTCCCTTTCCTCAGCCCGAGGCCAATCTGACGTATCGCGGTACGCCTTATCACACCACTCGCCAAGGTGCTATTGAAGCGGTCGTACAGGTGAATAAAGCCCCGCAACAGGCTCAGTTTAAGCCGGTGTTTGACTCGATGGCAGCGGCCCGGCGCAGCTTGTTGCAAGAAGCCGCCGATATGCATCAGGCCAATATGAAGCGATCGCTAGAGCGGCGGATGCAAGTGGCTCAGGCCAAGGGCGATGATCGACTTTTACGTCAGTTAGAAGACGAAATGCATCAGTACGCCTAG
- the recJ gene encoding single-stranded-DNA-specific exonuclease RecJ encodes MTFPRFQWHLDDRDLPPAEWQAEFAAWAAHQNWPTPFIELVGQLLWQRGWRQLNEIRGYLDAAVYEPTAPGAFGEEMTRAIARLSTAHQQQEKVAIWGDFDADGLTATAVLWEGLGQFFPQTERLRYYIPNRFTESHGLSIAGLDELAAWGCNLVVTCDTGSTATTELAYAAELGMDVIVTDHHTLAESRPPIIALINPRQLPEGHPLADLSGVAVAYKLMEALYAALPEIPQQPLTVLLDLVAIGLIADLVALRGDCRYLTQRGLQVLEAQAQTGVRPGVTKLLEFCKRTGDRPSDVAFGIGPRINAVSRIHGDASFGVELLTSRDRRQAEALALEAELANTRRKELQANVLHQAQLQLAQLDLSTTQVILLSDPQWSPGVLGLVASQIAQEYDRPTILFQTKTTAAPGQPLMARGSARSVHQIDLYALVKAQDHLLTSFGGHPFAAGMTLPVENLPLLSAGLNRAVRAYLPTTDLTQPPPLRVDCEVTVTDLGKDLFRTLKLLEPYGMGNPTPRLLLRQVQITNLWEETLKDRRGGKQRYHKLSFDIVDPSTEARFSGHWWGHRRADLPEGHYDLVVELDVNMYKKRYEARLVDLRPVAVASATGTPSQTAWLIDQRDSAMDAAPPPAMFHCPTDWSDFVPYRSAHDYLTLAYPPPSPLAAELQWQQLLGVAKYLARTGERRSIAALQAKLGLSDRTFDVAIAALQSLGYTVQRQLDELGLMAPPTMPTSTQYQQAARRFLSAWQEEHFRQQYFYEVPVDILEQVLGAMPPNSASA; translated from the coding sequence ATGACTTTTCCTCGATTTCAATGGCATTTAGATGACCGTGACTTGCCACCGGCTGAGTGGCAAGCCGAGTTTGCGGCCTGGGCCGCCCACCAGAATTGGCCGACGCCATTTATTGAACTGGTCGGCCAACTGCTTTGGCAGCGCGGCTGGCGGCAACTCAACGAAATTCGGGGCTATCTGGATGCGGCGGTGTATGAACCGACAGCGCCGGGCGCGTTTGGCGAAGAAATGACGAGAGCGATCGCGCGCCTCAGTACGGCTCACCAGCAGCAGGAAAAAGTCGCCATCTGGGGAGATTTTGATGCCGATGGCCTGACGGCCACCGCCGTTCTCTGGGAAGGGTTGGGCCAATTCTTTCCCCAAACCGAACGGTTGCGCTACTACATTCCCAATCGCTTTACGGAGTCTCATGGTCTCTCGATCGCGGGCTTGGACGAGTTGGCTGCATGGGGCTGCAACCTAGTGGTGACCTGCGACACCGGCAGCACCGCCACCACGGAGTTAGCCTATGCCGCTGAGTTGGGGATGGACGTCATCGTCACCGACCACCACACCTTGGCGGAGTCGCGCCCACCCATCATTGCCCTGATCAATCCCCGACAACTACCCGAGGGACACCCCCTCGCTGACCTGTCGGGTGTCGCCGTCGCCTATAAGCTGATGGAAGCCTTGTACGCCGCCTTGCCAGAGATCCCCCAACAGCCGTTAACCGTGCTGCTAGATTTGGTGGCGATCGGGCTGATTGCCGATCTGGTGGCGCTGCGGGGAGACTGTCGCTATCTCACTCAGCGGGGCTTGCAAGTATTGGAAGCCCAAGCCCAAACCGGAGTGCGGCCAGGCGTGACCAAGCTGCTGGAATTTTGCAAACGCACGGGCGATCGCCCCTCGGATGTCGCGTTTGGCATTGGTCCCCGCATCAACGCGGTGAGTCGCATTCATGGCGATGCCAGCTTTGGGGTAGAGCTGCTGACCAGCCGCGATCGCCGCCAGGCCGAAGCCCTCGCCTTAGAGGCCGAACTCGCCAACACCCGCCGCAAAGAACTGCAAGCCAACGTGCTCCATCAGGCCCAACTGCAGCTGGCACAGCTTGATCTCAGCACCACCCAGGTCATTTTGCTCAGCGATCCGCAATGGTCACCGGGCGTATTAGGACTGGTCGCGAGCCAAATCGCCCAGGAATACGATCGCCCCACCATCCTCTTTCAAACGAAAACCACGGCTGCTCCCGGTCAGCCATTAATGGCCCGCGGCTCCGCGCGATCGGTGCACCAGATTGATCTGTACGCCCTAGTCAAAGCGCAAGATCATCTATTAACGAGCTTTGGGGGACACCCCTTTGCCGCCGGGATGACCCTGCCCGTCGAAAATTTACCCCTGCTGTCTGCCGGATTAAATCGTGCCGTGCGGGCCTACTTACCGACCACCGACCTCACTCAACCGCCCCCCCTGAGGGTGGATTGCGAAGTCACCGTCACTGACTTGGGCAAAGACCTCTTTCGGACGCTGAAGCTGCTCGAACCTTACGGAATGGGCAATCCCACGCCGCGACTGCTGCTGCGACAGGTCCAAATCACCAACCTCTGGGAAGAAACCTTGAAAGATCGTCGGGGCGGCAAACAGCGCTACCACAAGCTCAGCTTTGACATCGTTGACCCGAGCACCGAGGCCCGCTTTTCAGGACATTGGTGGGGCCATCGTCGCGCCGATTTGCCCGAGGGCCATTACGACCTAGTCGTCGAACTCGACGTAAATATGTACAAGAAGCGCTACGAAGCTCGTCTGGTGGATCTACGTCCAGTGGCGGTGGCAAGCGCGACTGGCACCCCCAGTCAAACGGCCTGGCTAATTGACCAACGCGATTCAGCGATGGACGCTGCCCCGCCGCCAGCGATGTTTCACTGCCCGACTGATTGGTCAGATTTTGTCCCTTACCGCAGCGCCCATGATTACCTCACCCTGGCGTATCCGCCCCCCTCGCCGTTAGCGGCAGAGCTGCAGTGGCAGCAGCTGTTAGGCGTCGCCAAGTACTTGGCCCGCACCGGAGAACGGCGCTCCATCGCAGCGCTACAGGCCAAACTAGGACTCAGCGATCGCACCTTCGATGTCGCGATCGCGGCCCTGCAAAGCCTGGGCTACACAGTGCAGCGCCAGCTGGATGAACTCGGCCTGATGGCTCCGCCCACAATGCCCACCTCGACGCAATACCAGCAAGCTGCCCGCCGCTTTTTGAGCGCCTGGCAAGAAGAACACTTTCGCCAGCAATACTTTTATGAGGTGCCGGTGGATATTTTGGAACAGGTCTTGGGGGCGATGCCCCCAAATTCAGCCAGCGCTTAG
- a CDS encoding DUF6679 family protein — MSIYFPPRLNVTIKEYGYMLHRKIYQLCCEGKEVWIFLRDQQRWLERATILDIEGDLVTVRYETDEEDEICSWEELIRLESIGSVMQRLAAVPRGEFDFPMTDDCPENEQLSDPPRRESNPD, encoded by the coding sequence TTGAGCATCTATTTTCCGCCCCGTTTGAATGTCACGATTAAGGAGTACGGTTACATGCTTCACCGCAAGATTTATCAACTTTGCTGTGAGGGTAAAGAGGTTTGGATTTTCTTACGGGACCAACAGCGCTGGCTTGAACGCGCCACGATCTTAGATATTGAGGGCGACCTCGTCACCGTGCGGTATGAAACCGACGAAGAAGATGAAATTTGTTCTTGGGAAGAGCTCATCCGGCTGGAAAGCATTGGGTCGGTTATGCAGCGGTTGGCCGCAGTTCCCCGAGGCGAATTTGACTTTCCCATGACTGACGATTGCCCCGAGAATGAGCAACTCTCGGATCCGCCGCGCCGCGAATCAAACCCCGATTAG
- a CDS encoding DUF4149 domain-containing protein — MLSQSNFSRPTWTPWVLAIAAFWLSSNLLLDFLVMPIMYVSGMAADSNFAIAGYSLFWSFNRVELLCAAVLLTGILAMQHRPQEFEVCHSGSRCRWALACGIALLGLILADAYILAPQMSAMAFDLENARQSAFAPVMAGMHSLYWLSEICKLACLGGLAWLLFSDLRSGSEPYATVDIAA; from the coding sequence ATGCTTTCTCAATCGAATTTCTCTCGCCCTACTTGGACTCCTTGGGTGCTCGCGATCGCGGCTTTTTGGCTCAGCAGTAATCTGTTGCTCGACTTTTTAGTCATGCCGATCATGTATGTCTCTGGCATGGCCGCTGATAGCAATTTCGCGATCGCGGGTTATTCCTTGTTTTGGTCATTCAACCGGGTCGAACTGCTGTGTGCAGCCGTACTGCTGACGGGGATTTTAGCCATGCAGCATCGTCCGCAAGAATTTGAGGTTTGCCATAGCGGTAGTCGCTGCCGCTGGGCACTGGCATGTGGCATCGCCCTGTTAGGACTGATCTTGGCCGATGCTTACATTCTGGCGCCGCAAATGAGCGCGATGGCCTTTGACTTAGAAAATGCCCGGCAAAGTGCCTTTGCTCCAGTCATGGCGGGGATGCACAGTCTCTATTGGCTGTCGGAAATCTGTAAGCTCGCCTGCCTCGGCGGTTTGGCATGGCTATTGTTCAGTGATTTACGCTCGGGCAGCGAACCTTATGCCACGGTCGATATTGCGGCCTAG
- a CDS encoding response regulator transcription factor yields the protein MSEEITGKVLLVDDEAGLREAVQTYLEDSGFNVEVASNATEGWEKLQLSTPDVLISDVMMPQVDGYQFLGQVREDPRYKSLPVIFLTARGMTSDRIQGYSAGVDAYLPKPFDPEELVAIVSNLIERQDARTPEGGNLPDIAAMAKQIEEIKALLTQKGSISKTPSPIRIDFTPREQDVLNRVAEGLMNKEIASRLDTSVRNVEKYVSRLFSKTGTNSRTELVRYALEHGLVTDDD from the coding sequence ATGAGTGAAGAAATCACAGGAAAAGTGCTACTGGTCGATGATGAGGCGGGGCTGCGCGAAGCTGTGCAGACTTATCTGGAAGACAGCGGTTTTAACGTTGAGGTCGCCAGCAATGCTACGGAAGGGTGGGAAAAGCTGCAGCTCTCAACCCCGGACGTGCTGATCTCTGATGTCATGATGCCCCAGGTTGACGGCTACCAGTTCCTGGGACAAGTGCGCGAAGACCCCCGCTACAAGTCGTTGCCAGTGATCTTTTTGACGGCGCGGGGCATGACCAGCGATCGCATTCAAGGTTACAGTGCCGGGGTCGATGCCTATTTGCCCAAACCCTTTGATCCGGAAGAGTTGGTGGCGATCGTCAGCAACCTGATCGAGCGGCAAGATGCGCGGACGCCAGAAGGGGGCAACTTGCCCGATATTGCTGCCATGGCGAAGCAGATTGAAGAAATCAAGGCGTTGCTTACGCAAAAAGGGAGCATCAGCAAAACTCCGTCGCCGATTCGGATTGATTTCACCCCTCGCGAGCAAGACGTTTTGAACCGTGTGGCCGAAGGGTTGATGAACAAAGAGATCGCGAGTCGCCTGGATACCAGCGTGCGCAATGTCGAAAAATATGTCAGTCGCTTATTTAGCAAAACCGGCACCAACAGTCGTACGGAGCTGGTGCGCTATGCGCTAGAACACGGCTTAGTGACGGATGACGACTAG